From a single Lolium rigidum isolate FL_2022 chromosome 7, APGP_CSIRO_Lrig_0.1, whole genome shotgun sequence genomic region:
- the LOC124676839 gene encoding protein LURP-one-related 7-like, whose protein sequence is MDQTEAAVAAVPPPVPTAAPVVPVDLTVVKKRLGGGGDMAVHDSSGSLAFRVTAADAGGRGRALLDASGSTLVTARSIEGVWQAFRGVSSEQKDAIFSAKVMSASSKRKEVHVLVPPRSSFEDPKPSYILVGNPFQRACTVINGNSIVAQANLPYKLNKPVYSRRKFRVTIYPGNDNILIMAMIMTFLVQK, encoded by the exons ATGGACCAGACAGAAGCCGCGGTCGCCGCTGTCCCGCCGCCGGTGCCCACGGCGGCCCCCGTCGTCCCGGTCGATCTCACGGTCGTCAAGAAAcgcctcggtggcggcggcgacatggcggTGCACGACTCATCTGGCAGCCTCGCGTTCCGCGTCACGGCGGCGGACGCTGGTGGCAGAGGCAGGGCGCTCCTCGACGCCTCCGGCAGCACCCTGGTCACCGCGAGGAGCATCGAG GGTGTGTGGCAAGCATTCAGAGGAGTTAGTTCGGAACAGAAAGACGCCATTTTTTCTGCAAAGGTAATGTCCGCTTCTTCGAAGCGAAAGGAGGTACATGTCCTTGTCCCACCGAGAAGCTCGTTCGAAGATCCGAAACCAAGCTATATACTCGTAGGAAATCCATTTCAAAGAGCATGCACAGTTATAAACGGCAACTCCATTGTTGCTCAG GCAAATCTCCCGTACAAATTAAACAAGCCCGTCTATTCAAGACGCAAGTTTAGAGTCACCATTTACCCAGGAAATGATAACATTTTGATCATGGCAATGATTATGACCTTCCTTGTACAAAAATAA
- the LOC124674598 gene encoding SH3 domain-containing protein 3-like: MEAFRKQANKFKEQVAKQQQAVIKQFSGTGFERSDSVVIDEVELQQHQRLEKLYSSTRSGRDFQKDIVRTAEGLVSIGSKHVEVGTKFSEDCFRYGGENNGDDEALTKAASLYGGALRNVEKEYEDFNRTLCSQTIDPLKAMAACVPLEDARGLAQRYSRMRQEAEILSAEIARRKARVREAPTAENTTKLQHSESRMIELKATMAVLGKEAVAALAAVESQQKRVTLQRLVGMVEAEKLFYLRLASILDDVEAEMSSEKQKRESAPPIIPSHKRAEKAQYFLAEAVHNFNGTTEKELSLIVGDYVVVRQIAPNGWAEGECRGKAGWFPAGYVERRENIPPNKVFPQA, encoded by the exons ATGGAGGCGTTCAGGAAGCAGGcgaacaagttcaaggagcagGTCGCCAAGCAGCAGCAG GCTGTGATAAAGCAATTTAGTGGTACTGGTTTCGAGCGTTCAGATTCTGTTGTCATTGATGAAGTTGAATTACAGCAACATCAACGGCTTGAGAAATTGTACAGTTCTACTCGTTCTGGACGG GATTTTCAAAAGGACATAGTTCGAACAGCTGAAGGCTTGGTGTCTATTGGAAGCAAGCATGTTGAAGTGG GAACAAAATTTTCTGAGGACTGCTTTAGATATGGAGGTGAAAATAACGGTGATGATGAAGCCCTTACAAAAGCTGCATCACTCTATGGGGGTGCTTTGAGAAATGTTGAGAAAGAGTATGAAGATTTCAATAGAACTTTATGTTCTCAG ACCATAGATCCATTGAAGGCGATGGCTGCGTGTGTTCCCCTGGAAGATGCGCGTGGCCTTGCACAACGTTATAGCCGGATGAGACAGGAAGCTGAGATCCTT TCTGCTGAAATTGCTAGAAGGAAGGCACGAGTAAGAGAAGCTCCAACTGCCGAGAACACTACAAAACTTCAACACTCTGAATCTAGAATGATAGAGCTCAAAGCAACCATGGCTGTGTTAGGAAAGGAGGCTGTTGCTGCACTTGCTGCTGTTGAATCTCAGCAAAAGAGGGTAACTCTTCAGCGCCTGGTTGGCATG GTAGAAGCAGAGAAGTTGTTCTATTTGAGGCTAGCTTCTATACTTGATGATGTTGAAGCTGAG ATGTCATCcgagaagcaaaagagagaatctgCACCTCCTATTATTCCCTCCCATAAGCGCGCCGAGAAGGCCCAGTACTTCCTTGCTGAG GCAGTGCATAACTTCAATGGTACCACGGAAAAGGAGCTGAGCTTAATCGTTGGTGATTATGTTGTTGTTCGTCAG ATTGCTCCGAACGGTTGGGCCGAGGGCGAATGCAGAGGGAAGGCAGGGTGGTTTCCGGCCGGCTATGTCGAGAGGCGGGAGAATATCCCGCCAAATAAAGTCTTTCCGCAAGCATAA
- the LOC124677885 gene encoding mitotic checkpoint serine/threonine-protein kinase BUB1-like — translation MVMIERTPGGAAALSSPLGRSTPRVSREGSPPSDPILPYLRSISKAMQELRTNPEFCQAAIEQLKVYVTECIDKYGDDYQYSTDPRLLKIWILYADAICDFDKVYKQLEEKRLFLEHALLYEAYALFLFAKGRVLEADKVYGIGIARKAEPIDHLKKMHIEFLKQLESTVEESNDDGQPKPSKIQKERNVVDPWSESTMDSLMMKINGGGLKKFTGYYKSSKVYSGKVPLTSSLNAVKNKFIELGGRKYQIKGFCGTGAFAKLYKASIDGNSEETVALKVQKPAFPWEFYMYRQLDLRISDIQRPSYGYAHEVHVFADVSLLVCDYLPYGTLLDAINSNLVVGHQMDEVLCIYYTIEMLHMLETLHSVGIIHGDFKPDNMLVCYPSEEITDDTFRSETRTVRSQGICLVDWGRGIDLNLFPAGTEFLGDCRTSGFSCIEMQEDRTWTYQVDTFGLCVIAHMMLHGVALSIEKVKRADGSYMYKPKSPLKRYWNVELWKNLFATLLNTPSSGSDVALLRSLRRSFQEYMCSNWQLVAKLNQLLAKQKASLCSS, via the exons ATGGTTATGATAGAGCGGACGccgggaggggcggccgccctCTCCAGTCCGCTCGGGAGGTCCACTCCTAGGGTTTCGCGGGAGGGGTCGCCGCCCTCCGACCCCATCCTCCCTTACCTCAG GTCTATCAGCAAGGCCATGCAGGAGCTCAGGACAAACCCAGAGTTTTGTCAAGCTGCGATCGAACAGTTAAAGGTTTACGTTACAGAATGCATTGACAAGTATGGGGACGATTACCAGTACTCCACTGACCCCCGCCTTCTGAAGATCTGGATCCTTTAT GCGGATGCAATTTGTGATTTCGACAAGGTGTATAAGCAGTTGGAGGAGAAGAGGTTGTTTCTGGAGCATGCACTGCTCTACGAAGCATATGCGCTGTTTCTATTTGCTAAGGGCAGAGTGCTGGAGGCTGATAAGGTGTATGGAATTGGCATTGCCAG AAAAGCTGAGCCCATCGATCATTTGAAGAAGATGCATATTGAATTTTTGAAACAATTGGAGAGTACTGTAGAAGAATCCAATGACGATGGACAG CCCAAACCGTCTAAAATACAAAAGGAGCGTAATGTGGTCGATCCATGGTCTGAGTCTACTATGGACAGTTTAATGATGAAAATTAATGGTGGTGGCCTCAAGAAGTTCACT GGCTATTATAAGAGCAGCAAAGTCTACTCAGGAAAGGTGCCCTTAACTTCCTCGCTGAATGCCGTAAAAAACAAATTCATCGAGTTAG GTGGCAGGAAGTATCAGATCAAAGGCTTTTGTGGTACTGGTGCTTTTGCTAAATTATACAAAGCTAGTATTGATGGCAACTCGGAAGAAACAGTTGCCTTAAAG GTTCAAAAGCCTGCATTTCCTTGGGAATTTTACATGTACCGCCAGCTTGATTTGAGGATATCTGATATTCAG AGACCAAGCTATGGCTATGCACATGAAGTGCATGTATTTGCTGATGTCAGTTTGTTGGTTTGTGATTACCTGCCATATGGAACTCTTCTG GATGCTATAAATTCCAACTTAGTTGTTGGTCACCAAATGGATGAAGTTCTGTGCATATATTACACTATAGAGATGCTGCACATGCTCGAAACTCTGCACAGTGTTGGCATAATCCACGGCGATTTCAAACCTGACAATATGCTTGTCTGCTACCCAAG CGAAGAAATCACAGACGATACCTTCAGAAGCGAAACGAGAACTGTGCGGAGTCAG GGTATCTGTCTTGTTGACTGGGGCCGGGGCATTGATCTAAATCTCTTCCCAGCCGGCACGGAGTTCCTTGGTGATTGTCGAACATCAGGGTTCAGCTGTATCGAGATGCAAGAGGACAGAACCTGGACGTATCAG GTCGACACTTTCGGTCTGTGCGTCATTGCACACATGATGCTACACGGGGTAGCCTTGAGCATCGAGAAGGTGAAAAGGGCTGATGGAAGCTACATGTACAAGCCAAAATCGCCGCTCAAAAG GTACTGGAACGTTGAGCTGTGGAAGAACCTCTTTGCCACGCTGCTCAACACGCCGTCCAGCGGGAGCGACGTGGCCCTTCTGAGGAGCCTCCGGAGATCGTTCCAGGAGTACATGTGCAGCAACTGGCAGCTGGTGGCGAAGCTGAACCAGCTGCTGGCGAAGCAGAAGGCCTCCCTGTGCTCATCCTGA